From Acidimicrobiales bacterium:
GTACGAGGCGCTGGGTGGCGACCCGACCGACGGCCCTGCGCTGCTCGGGGAGCGGGCTGCGCTGGCGGGCATGGGCCGACGAGGAGCGACCTCGGTGGGCGGACATGCACGCCTGATGGCCGCTAGGGACGGACCGGTCTGTGTGAACCTGGCCCGACCGGACGATCTGGCGGCACTTCCGGCGCTGCTTGGCGAGGACGTGGACCCCCCCTGCTGGCCCACTGTCGAACAGATAGTCCGGCGTTGTCTGTCGGCGGAACTGGTCGAGCGCGCCGACCTGCTGGGCATGCCACTGGGGGCACCCGGAACCGGCCCTGGGCGTCCTGCGGCCGTCACCGCCGGTGGCTCCTCGACCCGACGGTATGACCAGATCCTGGTGGTGGAGTTGGGGTCGTTGTGGGCTGCGCCACTCTGTGGTGACCTGCTCCGTCGGGCGGGTTGCCGGGTGGTGAAGGTCGAGAGCCATGCCCGGCCCGACGGTGCCAGGCGTGGCCTTGCGGCCTTCTTCGACCTACTGAACGTCGGCAAGGAATCGGTTGTCGTCGACATGAGAACCGGGGCCGGCCGTGACGCTTTACACCGCCTCGTCTCGTCAGCGGACGTAGTGGTGGAGGCCAGCCGTCCGCGGGTGATGCGCCAGTGGGGGGTCGACGTTGACGTTCTGGTCGAGTCGGGCACTGTCTGGACATCGATCACCGGCTACGGGCGCACCGGACCTCGGTCGTCCGGTGTGGCGTTCGGAGATGACGCTGCGATCTCGGGGGGCCTGTTTCTGGAAGAGCCGCTGGGCTTCGTGGCCGACGCGGTAGCCGATCCTGCCACGGGGTTATTGGCCGCGGTCCTGACACTCGCCGCCCTGAAGAGCGGTCGGGGTCACCTGCTGGACGTCTCGCTGGCCGGTACGGCCAGATGGCTGACGGGCGACGGCCGGATGGTCGACGTCTCTAACGGCGTGGAGGTGGCCCAACCCAGGGCCCGGAACGCCGATGCACCGGCCAGAGAGATGGGTGTCGACACCGCCTCGGTAATGGCTGGACTTCTTACCTGAGGCGGGATCAGATTCGTGGGCCCACGACAGGTGGTGCCATGTACGACGAGGATCTTCGGCGTTTCGACGTACGTACGGTGATGGCCGACTACAACAACCGGGTGGCGGCCCTCGGGCCACCGGGAGCAGCGCACTAGCGTCGTCCACCGTGAGGTTCCCAATCGACGGCGTGCGGGTCGGCCACTGGACCGATGCCTCGTCTCGGACCGGTTGCACGGTGCTGCTGTTTCCGGTCGGGACGGTGGCCTCCGGTGAGGTACGGGGCGGCGCGCCGGCGACTAGGGAATTCGACCTGCTGGCACCGGAACGGACCGTGGACCGTCTAGACGCCCTGGTGCTGTCCGGTGGCTCGGCGTTCGGCCTGGCCGCCGCCGACGGGGTGGTCGGCCTCCTGGAGGAGAGGGGGGTGGGCTATCCGACGGGCGCCGGGCCGGTCCCCATCGTCGTCGGCCTGTCGCTTTTCGACCTGCTGGAGGGCGATCCGACGGTCCGACCTGGGCCGGCCGAGGGACGTCGGGCCGCCGAGGAGGCGTCCGACGATCCGGCAATCGGGCCCGTGGGGGCGGGGGCCGGCGCCACCGTCGGGACCTGGCGGGGCCGGGACCACGCCCGACCGGGAGGGATCGGTCTGGCCGTCGCTCGGCGGGGCGACCTGGTGGTGGCCGCCCTACTGGCCGTCAACGCCGCTGGGGACGTAGGCGATCCGGCCCAATCGGCTGCCGTGGCCGACGGTGTCTTCGCCGGGTGGCCCGAGCCGGAAGCGGGGCCCCTCGTCGGACGGTCCAACACGACCATCGGTGCCGTGGTCACCAACGCCCGGGTGTCCACTCACGGCTGCCTGCTCCTTGCCCAGTCGGCCCATGATGGTCTGGCCCGGGCCGTGTTCCCGTCCCATACCCGGATGGACGGCGACGCTCTGGTTGCCGCGGCCACCGGCGACAAGGCGGTCGACGAAGGCGACCTCGACGTCCTACGGGTTCTGGCGGTCGCCGCCGTGGAGCGGGCTGTCCTCACCGCCTGCTGACCGGGCCGGTCCGGCCGTCAGAACGGGGCCCGTCGGTAATCTGCCGGGGATGACCCCCTCAGAGGTACTTGCAGGGACGACAACCGGTGCCGCTTCGCGGATCATGGTGAACTAGCGGGTGTGGGACACGCGAGGTGGAGACCAGGCGGATCCTGTCTTGTAGCGCTCAGCCTTCTTGCGGCGTCGTGTAGTGGCGACTCCGAGCAACTCACCGAACTGAAGGATCAGGTCGCAGCCCTCGAGGAGAATGTCGAGCAGACCACGACGGCGGTTGCTCCGGCTACATCAGCGACAGCAAGTACTACATCGACTACTTCCGCGCCTTCCACGACGATCTCAACCACCACCCAGGTACCGGCCACGACCACGACCACGACCACCATCACGTCTGTTCCAGAGGAGCCGACAGTGGTGACTGAGCCTCCGACGACCACCGTCGAGGCCGAGCCGGTTCCCGCCATTTACGACTTTGCCGCCATCTCGCCAATCGTTCAGGACTTCATCGACAAGAAGCAGCTCAACGGCGCCGGCCTGATTGTGGTGCAGCGTGAGGACGGCGTTGTCTACCACGACCACTGGGGAGACTTCGGTCCAGATCGGATCTCGCTGATCGCCTCGTCGTCGAAGATGGTCGTAGCAGGCGTCCTCATGCGGCTCCACGACGACGGCCTCCTAGATATCGATGCACCGGTGGCCGACGTCGCCGAGTGGGGGACCGGGAACCCCGATATCACACCGGCCCAGTTGATCTCCAACAGTTCTGGCCTTGTCGGCCTGCTCCCGGATCTGACTTTCGCCCCGTACATGTGCCAGTGGCTTCCCAGCGGCACGCTCCAGGAATGCGCCGAGCAGGTGTTCACCACCACTTACGACGATGCAGACGTCGTTCCGCCGGACACGGAGTTCCGGTATGGCGGCGCCCAGTGGCAGGTCGCAGGTGCCGTCGCTGAGGTGGCCTCCGGGAAGTCGTGGGCGGTCCTGATCGACGAGACATACGTGCGGCCGTGCGGCCTTGAGGCACTGGCCTTCAACAACCCCTTCGCCCAGTTGGAGAGCGAGTCGTACCGCTACCCGGCAGCGTTCAACAGCGACCCGTCAACCCTCTCGCCGACCGACAACCCGAACATGGAGGCCGGCGCCTACGTGACGACGGGGGACTACGGCGCACTGCTCCTGATGCACCTACGCGGCGGCATGTGTGGAGATTTACGGGTCCTCTCCGCCGACTCAATCGACCGTATGCACTCTGATCGGATCTTGGAGGCCTTCGGGGGTGTCGCCTGGGGTTCCGGAACCGGGTACGGCATGGGCTGGTGGGTGGATCGTGAGACAGGGCGAATAAGCGACGGTGGCCTCTACGGCACCGTGCCCTGGCTAGACCTTGAGGACGGCTATGGCGCCTACCTGGTGGTCGAAGCTGACTCGCTGACCGGAAACGCACTTGCCGACCTGTTGTATGACGTCGTGGAGGTAGCGGTCGCCAAACGAATCCAGTGACCGTTCGTTGAAGGGACCCCGTCGGGTGCGGCGTCAGGAGCGGACACCCCGCCAGGTAAGGCGGGAACCCAACAGGTGGCTGGTCGGGGTGACAGCGGCTAGGGCAACCAGGAAAGCGGCCAAGGGGCCGAGCCCAAACCAGTTGACCAGGGCATTGATGACGGCAAGCCGCACGAAGAGCAGCACCCCGAGCGCCAACTGCACACCGACGAGGCGCCGGAGCCGGTCCAGGGCGCTGCGGGCCGCCCGACCGGCGAAGGTCCACAGGTCGTGGAGAAGGACGGTTAGGAGAATCCCTACCTCTCCAGCGATGGCCGCCGACCGGGTGAGGTTCCAGCCCTGCACGTCGAAGATCCAGAGGAAAGCCAGGGCATCGGCGATCAGAGCCAGGCCCGTGACGGCTAAGTAGCGAACTAGCGCCCGGCTCCGCAGGGGGTACAGGCGAAGACGCATTAGGTGGCGGAGGTAACCGACGTAGTGGCCGATCGCCACCTTGGACTGGCCTCGCTGGCGTTCCAAGAACACGTAAGGCCTCTCAACCACCCCGCGCACGTCGCCCCGGGCCAGAACCTCCAAAAGGATCTTGTAACCCACCGGATTGAGGTCGGTGTCGGCAACCACCTCACGGCGGACCACGAAGTACCCGCTCATGGGGTCGGTCACCCGGCCGACTGTTCCCGGGAGGAGCAGCAGGCCCAGGGCCTGGGCACCGCGGGAGAGCAAGCGCCGGGCTGTCGACCAGTTAGAAACCCCTCCTCCAGCGACGTGCCGGCTGGCCACGGCCACGTCGGTACGGTCGTCCATGGCGGTGAGCAGGTCGGCCATTACCTCCGGCGGATGCTGGCCGTCACCGTCGATCACGCCGAGGAGTTCGCCCCGGGCGTGTGCCCATCCGCAGGTCACCGCGGTAGCCAGGCCAGAAGCACCGCGTCGTCTCAGCACCCGTAGTCCCGGCAGGTCGTCGACCAGGGCACCGGCCACCTCCCAGGTGCGGTCCGGACTGTCGTCGTCGACCACGAGCACCTCGAAGCCGACCCCGGTGGACGAGAGAGTCCGGTGGAGTCCTCGCAGGAGTGCCTCGATGTTGGACGCCTCGTCGTAGGTGGGGACGACGACGCTCAGTCGTACCGAGGGATCATGATCTCTGGAAAGGGAAAGTGGTTGGCCGTCCACCTCGACGACCGCGTGGCCGGTCACGGTCGCTCCTTGCGGTGTCCGTCGGGGTCGGGGCGCAACGTATCGGATCGGAGGCGGTGGCCGTGTGGCCTGCCAGAATGCAGGTGGGCCGGTAGCTCAGTGGTTAGAGCAGGCGACTCATAATCGCTCGGTCGTGGGTTCGATCCCCGCCCGGCCCACGAGGTCCGACCACGAGTGCAGGGGTCGGTTAGGGAATGCCGACCGATTTGAGCCAGGTTGTCCACCGTCCTGGTGGAGAACCGGCCGTTATAGGTGTGACTGCCCTGTGGTTGGCGTGCACGCCTCTGGTCGGTGGAGGATGGCGGCGTGCCCCGATCGGTATTCGTCCACGAGACCATCGACATTGTCGGTCAGGGCCAATACGCCTACATGGATCACGTCCGGGGCGAGCCGACCAACCGGATGCCGGACATGACCACACTGCAGGGCTCCTTCTTCGTCCTCGGCTTCGGCGGTGGACGTTGGCCCCAGGTGGTGAACATCTGGGACTGCGGTGAGGATGGCTGGGAGGGATGGCGGCGAAACCTCGACCGGCTCAACCTGAAGCGTCGCAGCGCCTTCTACGGCGACTGGTGGGACGAGGCTTCCCAGTGGAGGACCGGAGGGTACGACCGGGTGTGCGCTGGGGTTCCCGGGTCCCCAACCACGTCAGAGATAGCCGAGCGGGGCATAAGGGGGTCGTTGTTCGTCAACGAGGTGTTCACGGTCCGACCGGGGACGCAGGTGGAGTTCCTGGCCGGGGTGGTCGAACGTCGGGTTCCCGTGTTCGCCGACCACGGGGTAGTGGCCACAGGGCTTTGGGAGGTGACCACTAACTCCACGGAAGTGGTCATGGTGTGGGCCACGACCGTCGACGACTGGGTCCGGATGCGCCGCAGCCTGGACTCTGCCCGTGGTCTCGACGACGGGGATCCCGACGACCGCCTTCTCGATTGCCGGGTCCTGGTCGACAGCTACGTGACTGCCGGCGACACCCGGCTAATGACCCCGCTCCCCGGGACCATCTACGGCCCGGAGGGTTGGGAAGAAGCCGATCTCGACGACTGGCTGGAGGGCACGATCCCGGAGAAGTGACACCGGCCCGCTGACCTGCCGTGCGAGGCTTCACGAGGAGGTCTCGTGGAGTTCATTCTGCTCATCGGGTTGGTTTTCGGCATCGTCGTATACCGCAGACGGGCTGATGGGCGCCGGGTCGACATCGGTCTGATGGCTCGCCGACTCTTCGAGTTCGGCTTCCTGTACGGCCTGGTCGTGGCCACCGCCATCGGCGCCACCGGTGCCCTGAGCCGCCTGGTAGAGGTGGTGGAGGACGGTCGCCGGACCGAACCGGAAGGACTGGCCCTCTGGCTGAGCCTGGTGATTGTGGCCGGCTTGGCCCTAGTCGGCATGGTTGTCTGGCTTCGCCGACGGTTCCAGACATCAGAAACCGAGGCGGGATCCGGCGGGTGGTCGTTCTACCTGTCGGCCATGGACCTCCTGTCGACCGGCATCGTCGTGGCGTCGGCCATCAACGTCCTCGGGTGGCTGCTCGACGGATGGTCGTTCAGCTCCTGGTCCGTGGCCGCTGTACCGGTCTGGCTCATCGTCTCGGTCATTCACTGGCGCCTACCCGGCACCCGCCGCCTCCTCCACTACCTAGTGGCCTCGAGCGCCGCCCTCCTCGGTATGGCGGTCAGCACAGTGGTGATCGTCGAACACCTCCTCCAATGGGCTTACGAGGGAGCGATGCCCGACCCGCTGCCCTTCCACTACGTCGGGGACACCTCGTGGGCGAACAGCTGGGACGGCTTACGGGGATCCCTGGCGCCCCTACTGGCCTTCGGAGTGGCCTGGTGGTGGTACTGGTGGCGGCACGCCCGGACCTTCGAGCGCAGCCCAGAGCGCGATGGCTACGTACTCGTTGTAGGGGTGCTGGGCGGCCTGGCCACCACCGTGGTTGCCGCCTCAGGCATCCTCCACACGCTGCTCTCGTGGCTGCTCGTCGGGTCGTCGCGTGACGGCTCGGCGGTTGACCATTTCCACATCCTGTCGGTCTTCGCCGCACTCCTCGTGGTCGGCATGGCCCTGTGGGCCTACCACCGACGCGAGGTCCCCCACGCCGTGCACCGGCAGGCCGACGGTCGAGACGAGGTGGCCCGTCTCTACGACCACCTCGAGTCGGGCGTGGGACTGGTGGCTTCAACCATCGGAATGGCCGTCCTGCTGGGCATCGTGTTGAACGAGGTGTTGCCGGCTGGCGAAGACTGGGACATCGACGTGGACGAGCTGGTGGCCTTCGCCCTGACAGCACTCCTTGTCGGGGGACCGATCTGGAACCGGGCCTGGCGGCGGATCAAAGCCCATGCCGGGACGGTGGCTGAGGAGACATCAGCCGTTCGACGGATCTACCTGTTTGCCGTGTTCGGCACCACGGCCCTTGCGGTGCTGGGGAGCTTCCTGGCCATGGTCTACATGGTGGTGTTCGCGCTCCTGGACGGGAGCCTCGAAGCCGAAACCCTGGAGGGCTTCCGCATCCCACTGGCCCTCGTCGGCGCTACGGCCGGCGTCGCCGTCTACCACGGCCGGGTGCTGCGGTCCGGCCTGCGGGCTGTTCCGGTGTCCAGCCGCCCTTCACCACGCACGGTGACCGTGGTCGGACCCCCCGTCCCCGCCTTGGTGGCGGCCCTCCAGAAGTTGTCCGGCCTGAGGCTCGTCGAGCACCGACGGCTCGACGTCTCCGGCGAGGTCGACCTTGACCCGGAGCCCGTCGTCGAGGAGGTACGCACCGGATCCGGAAACATGGTCGTGGTGGTGTCGGCCGCCGGCTCTACCGAGGTCATCCCGGTCGCTGACTAAGTAGCCATCCGGACTGCTCCGGCTGGGCTTACCCCAGGGTTGTGGACCACCATCGGGACGTGGTCATCGAAGAGGGCACAGACAGCGGTCGGGAGGAGGTCCCGGGTCACGAGGTGAGCGTCGTTCGTGATGTCGCAGCGGGCCCGGAGGTCGTCTGGGACCTGGTTAGCGACCTGGTCGGCATGGGGCGCTGGTCGCCCGAGAACCAAGGTGGGCGTTGGATCGACGACGCGACCGGGCCGACCGTAGGGGCTGTCTTCCGGGGTCGAAACCGCATCCGGTGGCGTCGGTGGCAGACCAACGTGACCGTCATCGAGTGCGATCGGCCTCGCAGGTTCGCGTTCCGTCTGAAGATCGGTTCGCTGGGAGGCTGCGACTGGTCCTACGACATCGTGCCCACGTCGGACGGTTGCCGGGTCACTGAGTCATGGGTCGATGACCGCTCACCGGCCCTCGCCCGGATCGGGTGGCTGTTCACCGGGGTGGCCGACCGGGCCGCTCACAACCGGGCCACCATGGAGCGGACACTGGAGAACCTGGCCGCCGCAGCCGAGGCAATCTGAGCGGATTCAGTCCCAGCCGTTCCAGGAGGTCACCGCGGCGGCTCCGCCGTCACGTTGAGCGGGCCGGAAGTCGGTACCCAGGGTGTGGCCCACGGTAATGAGCGCCACCTGGCTTACCGAGTCGTGGGGGATGCCCAACAGGGCGGAAGCCTCCTCTTCGAACATGAGGTGGATGGTCGTCCAGCAGGTGCCCAGTCCTCGTTCCCGGGCGGCCAGCATGAAACTCCAGGCGCTAGGGATGATGGATCCCAGGACCGATGCCGCTCCCATACCCGACCGGTCGATCCGGCCCTCGATGCACGGGATCACCATGGCCGGCACCCGGTGCATGTTCTCGGCCAGGTAGGTGGCCGACTCCATGACCCGCATCTGCTGAGCGGCCCGATCAGTGGGAGCGCCGTCGGCCAGTGCTCCGGCGCTAACCGCCATCGTGGTGTACAGGTCCCAGCCGCGGCGGTACAGGTCGGCCAGACCGGCCCGCTTGTCGGCGTCGGTGACGACCACGAACCGCCATCCCTGCCGGTTGGACCCGGTCGGTGCCTGCACCGTGTACTCCAGGCACTCCCGGAGCAGGTCGTCATCCACCGCACGGTCGAAGTCGAGCCGCTTACGGACGGCACGGGTGGTGGAGAGCAGTTCGTGGACCGAGAGGCCCAGTGTCCGATCATCGCCGGTCGGTTGAACGCTCATCGGGAGCCTTCCACCAGGTCGCGAATTCCTTCGATGCACCGTCGCATATTGACCGCCTGTTCCTTCTGGCGACTAGCGATGATCTTCGCCTCCATGTCGGGCATCTGTTCGATGACCGCCGTCAGGCCCGACGGCCCTGGTCCCAAAACCATGGCGAACCGTAACCGAGCGGCCCCGGCCAGCGGGATCAACTCGAGGCTCCACTGGGCGGCAGGGTTATCGGCGTCCACCGAGTTCCAGGCGAACAGCCGGTCGGGCTCGTAGCCGACCACGTGGCAGGTCACCTCCCATTCGCCGCGATCGTCGCGCCGGTTCCTCCCGAGGAACGTGGCTCCCACGCCGGGCTCGCTGGAGATCCACTCGGCACCCTGGAACTCATTGCTGAACTGGGCCGGCAAGTTGATGTCGACGACGTAGGGCCAGATCTCCTCGGGCGGGGCCTTCACGTCGACCTCCACAGTGACCCCGGGGCCATCAGCGAGCATCGGTGGACCATCGGCGGGGCCCTGCGTTGTGCGGCCCCAGCGGTCGAACCAGGTGATCTCCCGGGCTGATTTGCGAGGCGCCGGTTGGAACTCACCGCCGGTCGTCCACCCCACAGGGAACAGCACGATCTGGCTCACTCCTGCCGGGATGTCCAGCAAATCAGCTACCCGGTCGGCGGCTGCCAGGTGGAGAGTCGTCCAGGCGCTTCCCAGGCCGCGGGACCGCAGGGCTAGGCAGAAACTCCAAGCGGCCTGGACCACCGAGTCAAAAAGGCCGGGCCGTCCGCCTCCGTCGTGCTCGCCGTAGATGGTGACCAGCACGAGAACCGGGACATCCTGCATGTGTCGGGCAAGGTGGGCGCCGGACTGGAGGGTCCGCTCGTTTCGGTGGCCGCTGCCGGCAAACTTTTCGGCATTCTCCATGATCCAGTTGCCGCCCGATTCCCGGTAAAGGTCAGCCAGAGCGGCCTTGGTGGCCGGGTCCCGGATGACCAGCCACCGGC
This genomic window contains:
- a CDS encoding CoA transferase, coding for MAGSSDPACLVDELTADHSVGGDASSGWAASGAMALTGPADGLSRPAPAALVDGMWRLVDRYEALGGDPTDGPALLGERAALAGMGRRGATSVGGHARLMAARDGPVCVNLARPDDLAALPALLGEDVDPPCWPTVEQIVRRCLSAELVERADLLGMPLGAPGTGPGRPAAVTAGGSSTRRYDQILVVELGSLWAAPLCGDLLRRAGCRVVKVESHARPDGARRGLAAFFDLLNVGKESVVVDMRTGAGRDALHRLVSSADVVVEASRPRVMRQWGVDVDVLVESGTVWTSITGYGRTGPRSSGVAFGDDAAISGGLFLEEPLGFVADAVADPATGLLAAVLTLAALKSGRGHLLDVSLAGTARWLTGDGRMVDVSNGVEVAQPRARNADAPAREMGVDTASVMAGLLT
- a CDS encoding P1 family peptidase produces the protein MRFPIDGVRVGHWTDASSRTGCTVLLFPVGTVASGEVRGGAPATREFDLLAPERTVDRLDALVLSGGSAFGLAAADGVVGLLEERGVGYPTGAGPVPIVVGLSLFDLLEGDPTVRPGPAEGRRAAEEASDDPAIGPVGAGAGATVGTWRGRDHARPGGIGLAVARRGDLVVAALLAVNAAGDVGDPAQSAAVADGVFAGWPEPEAGPLVGRSNTTIGAVVTNARVSTHGCLLLAQSAHDGLARAVFPSHTRMDGDALVAAATGDKAVDEGDLDVLRVLAVAAVERAVLTAC
- a CDS encoding beta-lactamase family protein, coding for MTEPPTTTVEAEPVPAIYDFAAISPIVQDFIDKKQLNGAGLIVVQREDGVVYHDHWGDFGPDRISLIASSSKMVVAGVLMRLHDDGLLDIDAPVADVAEWGTGNPDITPAQLISNSSGLVGLLPDLTFAPYMCQWLPSGTLQECAEQVFTTTYDDADVVPPDTEFRYGGAQWQVAGAVAEVASGKSWAVLIDETYVRPCGLEALAFNNPFAQLESESYRYPAAFNSDPSTLSPTDNPNMEAGAYVTTGDYGALLLMHLRGGMCGDLRVLSADSIDRMHSDRILEAFGGVAWGSGTGYGMGWWVDRETGRISDGGLYGTVPWLDLEDGYGAYLVVEADSLTGNALADLLYDVVEVAVAKRIQ
- a CDS encoding glycosyltransferase: MTGHAVVEVDGQPLSLSRDHDPSVRLSVVVPTYDEASNIEALLRGLHRTLSSTGVGFEVLVVDDDSPDRTWEVAGALVDDLPGLRVLRRRGASGLATAVTCGWAHARGELLGVIDGDGQHPPEVMADLLTAMDDRTDVAVASRHVAGGGVSNWSTARRLLSRGAQALGLLLLPGTVGRVTDPMSGYFVVRREVVADTDLNPVGYKILLEVLARGDVRGVVERPYVFLERQRGQSKVAIGHYVGYLRHLMRLRLYPLRSRALVRYLAVTGLALIADALAFLWIFDVQGWNLTRSAAIAGEVGILLTVLLHDLWTFAGRAARSALDRLRRLVGVQLALGVLLFVRLAVINALVNWFGLGPLAAFLVALAAVTPTSHLLGSRLTWRGVRS
- a CDS encoding DUF5671 domain-containing protein; protein product: MEFILLIGLVFGIVVYRRRADGRRVDIGLMARRLFEFGFLYGLVVATAIGATGALSRLVEVVEDGRRTEPEGLALWLSLVIVAGLALVGMVVWLRRRFQTSETEAGSGGWSFYLSAMDLLSTGIVVASAINVLGWLLDGWSFSSWSVAAVPVWLIVSVIHWRLPGTRRLLHYLVASSAALLGMAVSTVVIVEHLLQWAYEGAMPDPLPFHYVGDTSWANSWDGLRGSLAPLLAFGVAWWWYWWRHARTFERSPERDGYVLVVGVLGGLATTVVAASGILHTLLSWLLVGSSRDGSAVDHFHILSVFAALLVVGMALWAYHRREVPHAVHRQADGRDEVARLYDHLESGVGLVASTIGMAVLLGIVLNEVLPAGEDWDIDVDELVAFALTALLVGGPIWNRAWRRIKAHAGTVAEETSAVRRIYLFAVFGTTALAVLGSFLAMVYMVVFALLDGSLEAETLEGFRIPLALVGATAGVAVYHGRVLRSGLRAVPVSSRPSPRTVTVVGPPVPALVAALQKLSGLRLVEHRRLDVSGEVDLDPEPVVEEVRTGSGNMVVVVSAAGSTEVIPVAD
- a CDS encoding SRPBCC family protein, giving the protein MDHHRDVVIEEGTDSGREEVPGHEVSVVRDVAAGPEVVWDLVSDLVGMGRWSPENQGGRWIDDATGPTVGAVFRGRNRIRWRRWQTNVTVIECDRPRRFAFRLKIGSLGGCDWSYDIVPTSDGCRVTESWVDDRSPALARIGWLFTGVADRAAHNRATMERTLENLAAAAEAI
- a CDS encoding nitroreductase family protein, which encodes MSVQPTGDDRTLGLSVHELLSTTRAVRKRLDFDRAVDDDLLRECLEYTVQAPTGSNRQGWRFVVVTDADKRAGLADLYRRGWDLYTTMAVSAGALADGAPTDRAAQQMRVMESATYLAENMHRVPAMVIPCIEGRIDRSGMGAASVLGSIIPSAWSFMLAARERGLGTCWTTIHLMFEEEASALLGIPHDSVSQVALITVGHTLGTDFRPAQRDGGAAAVTSWNGWD
- a CDS encoding nitroreductase family protein, giving the protein MGFPVDETDRLLTTTRSVRRRLDLERDVPEDVLLDCIDIAEQAPTGGNQTSRRWLVIRDPATKAALADLYRESGGNWIMENAEKFAGSGHRNERTLQSGAHLARHMQDVPVLVLVTIYGEHDGGGRPGLFDSVVQAAWSFCLALRSRGLGSAWTTLHLAAADRVADLLDIPAGVSQIVLFPVGWTTGGEFQPAPRKSAREITWFDRWGRTTQGPADGPPMLADGPGVTVEVDVKAPPEEIWPYVVDINLPAQFSNEFQGAEWISSEPGVGATFLGRNRRDDRGEWEVTCHVVGYEPDRLFAWNSVDADNPAAQWSLELIPLAGAARLRFAMVLGPGPSGLTAVIEQMPDMEAKIIASRQKEQAVNMRRCIEGIRDLVEGSR